Genomic segment of Mycobacteriales bacterium:
TAGCCGACCTCGTGTGTCGGCTCTGGCGGGAGCCGGACGCCGGCATCTGGGAGGTGCGCAGCGCGCCGGCGCACTTCACCCACTCCAAGATGATGTGCTGGGTGGCTCTCGACCGTGCGGGCCGGCTCGCCGACCACGGGGCGCTGCCCCGCCCGCACGTGGCCGAGTGGCGGAGGCAGGCGGAGGAGATCGGCGAATTCATCGAGCTGCGCTGCGTCTCGGAACGACGGGACGGCTACACGCGGTCGGCCGGTAGTGAAGAGCTGGACGCCAGTGTGCTTCTCGGCCTGCTGTCCGGCTACGGCGACCCGCGATCGGCGCGCTGGGGCCGGACGGTCGAGACCGTGCGCCGGGAGTTGGGGCACGGTCCCTACGTCTACCGCTACACCGGCGAGGACGGTCTCGCCGGCGGGGAGGGGGCTTTCGTGAGCTGCTCGTTCTGGCTTGCCGAGGCGCTGGCCAGGGTGGGTCGCCTGGCGGACGCCACCGCCCTCATGAACGATCTCGTCGCGCTCGGAAACGACGTGGGGCTCTTCGCCGAGGAGATCGAGCCGAGCACCGGCGCGTTCCTGGGCAACCTGCCGCAGGGCCTGAGCCACCTGTCGCTGATCAGCGCTGCGACGGCGATCGCTGAGGAGAGCGCGTGACTGTGTGGCCGGCGCTCGCGGGCGGCTTTGCGGGGACCTTGGTGCTCACGACCATCCTGCGCACGGCCAGCGAGCTGAACCTGACCCGGATGGACCTTCCCTTCCTGCTCGGCACCGCGTTCACCGCCGACCGCGCTCGGGCAAAGGCGGTCGGCTACGCCGCGCACTTCGTCATGGGCCTGGCGTTTGCCACGGGCTACTACGCGCTGTTCCTCGCGGTGGGACGCCACGACTGGTGGCTGGGCGCCGCGTTCGGCCTTGGCCAGGGTCTGTTCGCCGGCACGGTCCTGGTCAACGTGCTGCTCCCGCTCGTGCACCCTCGGATGGGCTCGCCGCTGAGCGACGCCACCACCGTCGCGCTGCTCGAGTCACCCGGGTTCATGGCGCGCAACTACGGTCTGCGGACGCCAGCAGTGAGCCTTGTCGCGCACGTCCTCTACGGCACGGTCATTGCCGTGTTCCTGACGCTCGCCAACCGTTGACGCTCGGCCTGGCCGATTAGCCTGTCAGCCGTTCGGCGAGGACATTGACGGCATCTGGCTTCCGCGTGGCTGGGTGAGGCCGGGTACCGCATCTGGGGCAGCCAGGAGGAGGACGCCGAGGGCGACGAGCACGGCAACGGTTGTGTAGTTCGCCGTACGGCGCCACGGCAACGTCTTCTCCAACGCGATCAGCCCGGCGACCAACGCCATCCAGACGATGCTCATGACGCCGAGCGCAAACAGTCCGGCCATGAGTGCCCAACAGCAGCCGATGCACCAGGCACCGTTCGTCGCGCCCATCCGCAGCCCGCCGGACCACCCGTCCCGCCAGGCGCCGAGCAGAAACCCCAGAGGGCTTCGACACTTGCCGAGGCAGATGTCCTTGAGCGGAGTGATCTCGTACGCCGCCGCCGCCAGGAGTGTGGCCGCAGCGGCCGGTCGGCCGGCGCGGTCCCAGCCGAGCGCGTGTGCGTTCAGCCCATGTACGCCGGCGGCGAGCGCGAACGCCAACATCCCGGCTGCGGCCCACAGCATCAGGTAGCCGGCGGTGAAGGCGACAGGTGCGTAGGGCGTTCGCGTCATCCGCGCATACAGTGCGACCGTCGGCGCCACCGACGGGAGCATCATCGCGGCCATCATCACGGTCCAGACGCCGGCGAACCAACCGAACGACCCCAGCGTCGTCCACGGGCCGCTGTCCATGCCGCCCATCTCCCGAGCGGTCCACCACCACCCGGAGCCGGCAAACGCCAGCAGCAGGAGGACAAGGCCGAACCGGGTGCGTATGGCGCCGGCCGGGCCCGCCAGGCCTTCGACGAGTCTCGACGACGGCCCTACGGCCATCCTCGTCAAGCTGCCCAGGAGAAGTTGGCGTATGAGACGCCGGTCTTTCCTTCGTAGGCGATGCCGAAGGCGTTGATGCGGGAGCGCTTCGCCTCCGCCATCGTCAGGTCGGGCCCCACGGGATGGAACATTCCGTCGAACTTGACCGGCCGGCCGTCCTCCTTGCCGAACGGCACGATGTCCTCGATCTCGAACTCGATCGAGCTGCCCACCCGCACCGAGTGGCGCAGCCCGTCGTCGTCGATGTCGATGGTTGCGCGTTCGGCGCCGACCACTTCACCTATCAGCGGCGCGAGTGCGGCCATCGGTCCGCCGAGCCGGCCGCTGAAGACTCCGAGGAGACCGTCGAACTGCTCGTCACTGGCGTCCTGGTCGACATACAGGCCGACCTTCCAGTTGCCGTCTGTCATGACCTTCGGCGTGTCGGCGATGACCACGACCTTGCGTCCCGCGACGTCTACGCCGTTGACCGAGCCCTCGCGGATGTTGAACGCGAGGGTGGCACGGCAGTAGTCGTACGTTGCCCCGTGGTCGAAGCTCAGATTGCACGGACACATCAGTTCGCAGGAGCAGGTCTCCGCGTAGCTGCCCGCCAGGTTCCACGACATCGCGCCCTCCCTGACCGGAAGGCGCCCACTGTCCCCCGCTCGGCGAGGCGCGTCAAGGCGTGAAATTACATCGCGGTCCGACCACAGGACATACCGGGATCGGAGCCATCGCCGGCTCATCCGGTACGAGTCGCGTGACCCGTGAGGGGCTGAAGTAGGCAGCCGTCGAGCCGATTGTGAACGGGGCCCGTGCAGTAGCGGTTTGCTGGAGATCGGCAATGATCAGGTACGCCTGCATCTGACCTGGAGCCGGGACATGTCTTCGAAGAAGAGACCGGGTGACGGTCTTGGTGAGGGTGACGCCTGGCTTGCCGCCGTCGCGACTGCAGCGGCGAAGGACTCCGGCGCGCCTGTCGAGCTGTTGGGTGAGTACCTGCCCATGCTGGCTGCCGCGACGGTGAGTGGGAGACGACCGCACGCCCGGGACTTGGATGCGGTGGGACTCATCGGGCGGCGCGCCGCTGAGGAGGGCATCCCGCCAGGACGAGTCGTCGACTTGTACCTGTCGGCTGCCTGGCGGGCGTGGCGTCAGCTGCCGGTCGTGGCTCGCTCCCGCGACAGTGAGGTGGTTCGAGGAGCGGCCGAAGCCGTGCTTCGTGTCGTCGACGACGCGGTCGCCGCCTTGGTCGAGGGGTTCCAGGAGGCCCGCCGGCAGATGATCCGGCGCGAGGAGGCGTTGCGCCAAGAGTTGGTTGACGACCTGCTCCGGGGTGGCGCCGACGTGGCCGGGCTCGTTGAGCGGGCCGAGCCGTTCGGCATCGACCTCGGGCGTCCGCACCAGGTCCTCATCGCCGCACCCGCCAGTGAGGACCGGACAGCCCTGGAGGCGGCCGGTCTAGCGCTGGAGCGTTCGATGCTCGACCAGTTTGGTGACCGCAACGTGCTGATCGCCTCGAAGGAGGGCCGGATCGTCGTACTGGCTCCCGCTGATGACAGCGGACCGAGAGCTCGGTCGCAGGCCCGTGACGTCGCCGGGTTCGTGCATAGCCGGCTCAGCGATCTTCGCGGCGGTGCGCGGTGGCGAGTCGCGGCGGGACGTGCCTACCCCGGCGCCTACGGCATCGCGCGTTCCTACGAGGAGGCGCGGGAGTCGCTGGCCCTGTCGGAGCGGCTGCAGTCGGCAGCACCGATCGTGCGATCGCGTGAGCTCCTCGTCTACCGCGTCCTGGCGCGCGATCACGCGGCCATCGTCGATCTGGCGGACACCGTGCTCGCGCCGCTCCGGCAGGCTCGCGGCGGCCCCGAGCCGTTGCTGGAGACGCTCGAGGCGTATCTCGCCGCGGGTGAGGTGGCCACGGAAGCCGCACGTCGACTGCACCTGTCGGTGCGAGCGGTGACCTACCGGCTCGGTCGCATCCGCGAGTTGACCGGCTACGACCCGGCGGCGCCCCTGGATCGGCTCACGCTCTACAACGCGGTGCTTGGCGCGCGGCTGATCGGCTGGCCGACCGAGAGCGCCTGACCGGTCAGCCTTGACCAGCCGCCCCGGCGGCGCCCTATCCGGAGCGCCGCCACCGTGCGAAGGCGATGGCCAGCGGGGTTGCGGTGAAGACCGATGACCAGGTGCCGAGCAGGATGCCGACGAGGAGCGCGAGGGCGAAGTCGGTGAGCGAGTCACCGCCGAGAAGGGTGAGCGCGGCGAGGATGAACAGGGCGCCCATGCCGGTGTTGACGGTGCGTGGCACCGTCTGCAGGCATGCGTCGTTGGCGACGGTCGCCAGTGGCTCGGACCCCCGCCTGCCGAGCAGCTCACGGACCCGGTCGAAGACGACGACCGAGTCGTTGACCGAGTAACCGATGACCGTGAGCAGCGCGGCCAGGAAGACGCCGTCGATCGGTTTGCCGAGCCACGCGAACAGGCCGAGCAGGATCACGACGTCGTGCGCCATCGCGACGACGGCGGCCGCGCTGAACGTCCACCGGAACCGCACGGCGAGGTAGAGGAGCTGCGCCACCAGCGCCACCCCGAGCGCGATCAGCGCCTTGCCTCTCAACTCGTCGGACATGCTCGGGCCGATGAACTCGTCGCGCACGATCTCGGCTGTCCCGCCGAGCTCGGCCAGTGCCGACCCGACGTCGGCCTTGACCACGTCGCTCATGCCCGCCGCGCGTACGGCGATGCCCCGGTCGGTGGTCTGCACCACAGCGCGCGGCAGGCCCGCGTCGGCGACCGCCGGGCGGGCGGCGTCGATGTCAACGGTCTGCGTGGTCGCGTACTCCACGGTGCGCCCGCCGGTGAACTCCAGCCCGAGGTCGAGCC
This window contains:
- a CDS encoding DUF1326 domain-containing protein; translated protein: MSWNLAGSYAETCSCELMCPCNLSFDHGATYDYCRATLAFNIREGSVNGVDVAGRKVVVIADTPKVMTDGNWKVGLYVDQDASDEQFDGLLGVFSGRLGGPMAALAPLIGEVVGAERATIDIDDDGLRHSVRVGSSIEFEIEDIVPFGKEDGRPVKFDGMFHPVGPDLTMAEAKRSRINAFGIAYEGKTGVSYANFSWAA
- a CDS encoding helix-turn-helix domain-containing protein codes for the protein MLEIGNDQVRLHLTWSRDMSSKKRPGDGLGEGDAWLAAVATAAAKDSGAPVELLGEYLPMLAAATVSGRRPHARDLDAVGLIGRRAAEEGIPPGRVVDLYLSAAWRAWRQLPVVARSRDSEVVRGAAEAVLRVVDDAVAALVEGFQEARRQMIRREEALRQELVDDLLRGGADVAGLVERAEPFGIDLGRPHQVLIAAPASEDRTALEAAGLALERSMLDQFGDRNVLIASKEGRIVVLAPADDSGPRARSQARDVAGFVHSRLSDLRGGARWRVAAGRAYPGAYGIARSYEEARESLALSERLQSAAPIVRSRELLVYRVLARDHAAIVDLADTVLAPLRQARGGPEPLLETLEAYLAAGEVATEAARRLHLSVRAVTYRLGRIRELTGYDPAAPLDRLTLYNAVLGARLIGWPTESA
- a CDS encoding DUF2182 domain-containing protein, with product MAVGPSSRLVEGLAGPAGAIRTRFGLVLLLLAFAGSGWWWTAREMGGMDSGPWTTLGSFGWFAGVWTVMMAAMMLPSVAPTVALYARMTRTPYAPVAFTAGYLMLWAAAGMLAFALAAGVHGLNAHALGWDRAGRPAAAATLLAAAAYEITPLKDICLGKCRSPLGFLLGAWRDGWSGGLRMGATNGAWCIGCCWALMAGLFALGVMSIVWMALVAGLIALEKTLPWRRTANYTTVAVLVALGVLLLAAPDAVPGLTQPRGSQMPSMSSPNG